A section of the Amycolatopsis sp. AA4 genome encodes:
- a CDS encoding allophanate hydrolase subunit 1 translates to MSGATPARYSWGGDEHIFVELAEEMSLQANFRAMAITTSLRENRPEGVVEICPANASYQVRYDPDVIEPRTLLAHLREIEEKVGDAADFSLSTRVVEIPVLYQDPWTTETLLRFRDRHQDPDATDIEYAARINGYAGAEEFIAAHSGAPWFVSMVGFVAGLPFMYQMVPRERQIVVPKYLRPRTDTPKQTVGYGGCFSCIYSVRGAGGYQMFGITPAPIYDPAQELPDFADFMVFFRPGDIVRFKPIDRDAYDDHVKEVEAGTFRIRSRPVDFGLREYLDDPDGFTAGLMEVLRAD, encoded by the coding sequence ATGAGCGGCGCGACCCCCGCCCGGTACAGCTGGGGCGGCGACGAGCACATTTTCGTCGAGCTGGCCGAGGAAATGAGCCTGCAGGCCAATTTCCGCGCGATGGCGATCACCACTTCGCTGCGCGAGAACCGTCCCGAGGGCGTCGTGGAGATCTGTCCGGCGAACGCGTCGTATCAGGTCCGGTACGACCCGGACGTCATCGAGCCGCGCACCTTGCTGGCGCATCTGCGCGAGATCGAGGAGAAGGTCGGCGACGCGGCGGATTTCAGCCTTTCGACGCGGGTAGTCGAGATTCCGGTGCTGTACCAGGACCCGTGGACCACCGAGACGTTGCTGCGGTTCCGCGACCGGCACCAGGACCCGGACGCCACCGACATCGAATACGCCGCGCGGATCAACGGATACGCCGGGGCCGAGGAATTCATCGCGGCGCACAGCGGCGCGCCGTGGTTCGTCTCGATGGTCGGGTTTGTCGCCGGGCTCCCGTTCATGTACCAGATGGTGCCGCGGGAACGGCAGATCGTGGTGCCGAAATACCTGCGACCGCGCACCGACACTCCTAAGCAGACAGTCGGGTACGGCGGCTGCTTCAGCTGCATCTACTCGGTCCGCGGCGCGGGCGGGTACCAGATGTTCGGCATCACGCCCGCGCCGATCTACGATCCGGCGCAGGAACTCCCGGACTTCGCCGATTTCATGGTGTTCTTCCGGCCCGGCGACATCGTGCGGTTCAAGCCGATCGACCGGGACGCCTACGACGACCACGTCAAGGAGGTCGAGGCCGGGACGTTCCGGATCCGTTCGCGCCCGGTCGACTTCGGGCTGCGCGAGTACCTCGACGACCCGGACGGCTTCACCGCGGGACTGATGGAGGTGCTCCGTGCCGATTGA